The Paenibacillus sp. FSL R7-0345 DNA segment TAGAAGCAGTATTACAGAAATTCAGCTGGGCCTTCACTCCTTAACCCCTGCGGAACGCAGAGACATCATAGCGTATGATTCAGACGGCGAAATCACGGTGAAGGTTACTTGCGATTATTGCAAACAGGCCTTGGATAACAATCCCGAGCTCAGCCTGCTGGCCAGCCCGCTTCAGTAAGATGAATGCGGCTGTCTCTGTTGTCAACCGTAAGCCTTGGCCTTAATGCTAAGGCTTGTTTTCGATTTCAATTATAACGGGTAACGGTGATTAATTGATCTCCGCCAAGCCTGTTTAGTAAGAGAGGTGTCTTTCGTTGTTACACGGTCTTATAGAGGCTTTTTCCAAAGATCCTGATTTCCAATCTGTCACCCGCGGCGTAGCAGCAGGCATGAAAGAGCAGCTGATCTCCGGGCTGTCCGGCTCGGCCAGACAAATTATGCTGGCAGCGCTGCATGAAGAGCTCACACGCCCCCTGCTTGTAGTAACCCATAATATGTTCTCTGCCCAGAAGATGGCCGAGGATTTGCAGGAAGCGCTTTCTCCTGACCGCGTGCTGCTATATCCGGCTAATGAGCTGGTTGCCGCTGAGGCAGCAGTGTCCAGTCCGGAGACGCTAGCCCAGCGAATTGACGTGCTTACCCGGTGTGCACAGGGTTTCCGCGGAGTTGTCGTGGTTCCGTATTCAGGCGTCCGCCGGCTGCTGCCTGCACCGCATGTAATGGCAGAAGCACAGCTGACTGTATCGCAGGAGGGAACCCTCTCGCTCGATGAGTTCCTGATGTCGATGATTGAGATGGGCTATGAGCGGGTAGAACGTGTAGAGAACCGCGGCGAGCTTAGTGTGCGCGGAGGTATTATCGACTTCTATCCGATGACCTCTGCGTTTGCATACCGGGTGGAGCTGTTTGATGATGAGGTCGATTCGATCCGAACCTTTGACCCTGCCGACCAGCGGTCCATCGATAAAGTCCGGAGTGTAAAAATTACCCCGGCAAAAGAAATTATTGCCGACCAGTCCCGCCTTGACTCAGCTGCATCAGCAGCATCGCTGATGCTGGAACACCAGCTGGAGAAGATGACCGACCGCCAGGCCAAGCTGCGCCTGCGTGAGGAAATGGGCCGCGAGCTGGAAATGCTGCGCGAAGGGACTTATTTTCCGGAAATCTATAAATATATCAGTCTCTTATATCCCGAGCGTACTCATCTGTATGACTATATGGCTGAGGATACTCTTTTGGTGCTGGATGAGCCGGCACGCCTGCTGGAGACGGCTAAGCAGCTGGAGCGTGACGAGTCCGAGTGGAATCTTCATCTGCTTCAGAACGGGAAGAATCTGCCGGACCTGCATCTTTCAGTAGATAATGATGCCATTATGTACCGCCGGCCGTTCCAGAGCCTGTTTATGTCCATCTTTTTGCGTCAGGTGCCCCATATTCAGCCTCAGAACATTCTCGGCTTCATCAGCCGGGGAATGCAGGATTTCCATGGACAGATGAATGTGCTGAAATCAGAGATGGAGCGCTGGCAGAAATCAGGCGTGAAGGTTATGATGCTGGCTAGCAGCGAGGAACGGATGGAACGGATC contains these protein-coding regions:
- a CDS encoding anti-sigma-F factor Fin family protein, with translation MAIHYVCRHCRTFLGSINRSSITEIQLGLHSLTPAERRDIIAYDSDGEITVKVTCDYCKQALDNNPELSLLASPLQ